From the genome of Verrucomicrobiia bacterium, one region includes:
- the ribH gene encoding 6,7-dimethyl-8-ribityllumazine synthase, translating to MLKRITKRTGSASGARFAIVASQYNGRYVDAMLMAAKAELRVAGVRTLNVVRVPGAFEIPSVAAALASQTRAGKPRYAAVICLGVIFQGQTSHAEHIGWGVTHALAQIQIQRQLPVIHGVFVFTKEAHARVRCLGRKHNRGTEAARTALTMAEVMRGLER from the coding sequence ATGCTAAAACGAATTACCAAACGAACCGGTTCTGCGTCCGGCGCCCGCTTCGCCATCGTCGCCTCGCAATACAATGGGCGCTACGTCGATGCCATGCTGATGGCGGCGAAGGCGGAATTGCGGGTGGCCGGGGTGCGGACCTTGAACGTGGTGCGGGTGCCGGGAGCGTTCGAAATTCCTTCGGTCGCCGCGGCGCTGGCCAGCCAGACCCGGGCGGGCAAGCCGCGTTACGCCGCCGTCATTTGCCTGGGCGTCATCTTTCAAGGGCAGACCAGCCACGCGGAGCACATCGGTTGGGGGGTGACCCACGCGCTGGCACAAATTCAAATTCAGCGCCAGTTGCCGGTCATTCACGGTGTGTTTGTGTTTACGAAGGAGGCCCACGCCCGGGTGCGTTGCCTTGGCCGGAAACACAATCGGGGAACAGAAGCGGCCCGCACGGCGTTGACCATGGCGGAAGTCATGCGCGGGCTGGAGCGCTGA
- a CDS encoding substrate-binding domain-containing protein produces the protein MSNEPAGSKHRKISTRLEIEIAAGKYTAGTRLPSELQLVKQFGVSRPTVARALRDLEIKGLIERRAGSGTYVRSGQTQQTTATRVLGLLVPGLSTTEIFHIICGEIASLARVHDYGLLWGGSTSPLLDEDASLKHAEEICSQFIERKISGVFFAPAELQPKQEEANFRLAESLREAGITVVLIDRDITPFPRRSDFDLVGIDNLAAGYMIAEHLIKLGCRKILFVSRPLSAATVNARIAGVREALVQNGLEQDSNWVRQGDPRDVKFVRSLVSGKLADAIICANDDTAAVLARTLESRGIKLPHDVRVAGFDDVKYAMLVSVPLTTIHQPCRDIAHVAFQTMLRRLAEPTLPVQSISLTPSLVVRESCGAYLQSPRPGRSQ, from the coding sequence ATGTCAAACGAACCCGCGGGTTCCAAACACCGCAAAATCAGCACGCGCCTCGAAATTGAAATCGCCGCGGGCAAATACACCGCCGGCACGCGACTGCCGAGCGAGCTGCAACTGGTCAAGCAGTTCGGCGTTTCCCGGCCCACCGTGGCGCGCGCCCTGCGCGACCTGGAAATCAAGGGCTTGATCGAACGGCGCGCCGGTTCCGGAACGTATGTCCGGTCCGGTCAAACCCAGCAAACGACCGCCACCCGCGTGCTGGGGCTGCTCGTGCCCGGATTGTCCACCACCGAAATCTTCCACATCATCTGCGGGGAGATCGCCAGCCTGGCGCGGGTGCACGACTACGGCCTGCTTTGGGGTGGCTCCACCAGTCCGCTGCTGGACGAAGACGCGAGCCTCAAACACGCCGAGGAAATCTGCAGCCAGTTCATTGAACGGAAAATCAGCGGCGTCTTCTTCGCGCCCGCGGAACTTCAGCCCAAGCAGGAGGAGGCCAACTTCCGGCTCGCTGAATCCTTGCGCGAGGCGGGCATCACCGTGGTTTTAATTGACCGCGACATCACGCCGTTCCCCCGGCGGAGCGATTTCGATCTGGTGGGCATCGACAACCTGGCGGCGGGCTACATGATCGCTGAACATTTGATCAAACTCGGCTGCCGCAAAATCCTGTTCGTCAGCCGTCCGCTCTCGGCCGCCACGGTCAACGCGCGCATCGCCGGCGTGCGCGAGGCGCTGGTGCAAAACGGCCTCGAACAGGATTCCAACTGGGTGCGGCAAGGCGATCCCCGCGACGTGAAATTTGTGCGGTCCCTCGTGTCGGGCAAGCTGGCCGACGCCATCATCTGCGCCAACGACGACACCGCGGCCGTGCTGGCGCGCACCCTGGAATCCCGGGGCATCAAGCTGCCGCACGATGTGCGGGTGGCGGGGTTCGACGACGTGAAATATGCCATGCTGGTTTCGGTGCCGCTCACGACCATTCATCAACCGTGCCGGGACATTGCCCATGTGGCGTTTCAAACCATGTTGCGGCGCCTGGCCGAACCCACGCTGCCCGTCCAATCGATCAGCCTGACGCCAAGCCTGGTGGTGCGCGAGTCCTGCGGCGCGTATCTGCAAAGCCCGCGCCCGGGGCGAAGCCAGTGA